One stretch of Thermococcus sp. 21S9 DNA includes these proteins:
- a CDS encoding Zn-ribbon domain-containing OB-fold protein: MSRPMQVSRYWRHFREKYRLIGGKCENGHVFFPYRGVCPVCGSKNVEEYEFSGRGKVLTWTIVRNPPSGFEYYKPYPLALVQLEEGPVVLAQLTDVDPEEIHEGMEVEAVTRKVREFEEDGIILYAYKFRPVLK, encoded by the coding sequence ATGAGCAGGCCGATGCAGGTTTCCCGCTACTGGCGGCACTTCCGCGAGAAGTACAGGCTCATAGGCGGAAAGTGTGAGAACGGCCACGTATTCTTCCCCTACAGGGGAGTTTGCCCCGTCTGCGGTTCGAAGAACGTCGAGGAGTACGAGTTCAGCGGAAGGGGCAAGGTGCTCACCTGGACGATAGTGAGGAACCCGCCGAGCGGGTTTGAGTACTACAAGCCCTATCCTTTGGCTCTTGTCCAGCTCGAGGAAGGACCCGTCGTTCTGGCCCAGCTGACGGACGTTGACCCGGAGGAAATCCACGAGGGCATGGAAGTTGAAGCCGTAACGAGGAAGGTCAGGGAGTTCGAGGAGGACGGTATAATCCTCTACGCCTACAAGTTCAGGCCCGTTTTGAAGTGA
- a CDS encoding thiolase domain-containing protein, whose translation MKKAVIIGAGMTPVGEHWKLSLRDLAVEALLKAMDDAGVDKVDSLYVGNMVSGPFVEQENLGALIADWAGLGNIPAVKIEAACASGGAAVQEGVKAVLSGLEDVVAVVGVEKMTDAWPSDATRYLAYAADAEWELFHGASFVALNALIMRHYMKTYGYTEEDLALFAVNAHANGAKNPYAMFKRPIKVETVLKSPYIADPLKLFDASPVCDGAAAVIITTPEKAEELGVPKEKWVEVAGMARAIDTINLANREDLLTLKAAKIAAEKAYKMAGVEPKDIDFFEVHDAFTVMAALSLEALGVAKKGEGAKLAKEGQIAIDADYPIQTMGGLKARGHPVGATGVYQTVEAVLQLRGEAPNQVPDAEVGLTQNIGGTGSNITVSIFRRV comes from the coding sequence ATGAAGAAGGCGGTCATAATCGGAGCGGGCATGACGCCCGTTGGCGAGCACTGGAAGCTCTCCCTCAGGGATTTGGCTGTTGAGGCCCTCCTCAAGGCGATGGACGATGCCGGCGTCGATAAGGTTGACTCCCTCTACGTTGGCAATATGGTTTCGGGCCCCTTCGTCGAGCAGGAGAACCTTGGCGCGCTCATAGCGGACTGGGCAGGTCTCGGGAACATTCCCGCCGTTAAAATCGAGGCGGCGTGTGCCTCCGGAGGAGCGGCGGTTCAGGAGGGTGTTAAGGCCGTTCTCAGCGGACTGGAGGATGTGGTTGCCGTCGTCGGCGTCGAGAAGATGACGGATGCATGGCCGAGCGACGCGACGCGCTACCTGGCTTACGCGGCAGACGCCGAGTGGGAGCTCTTCCACGGGGCCAGCTTCGTGGCTTTGAACGCGCTCATCATGAGGCACTACATGAAGACCTACGGCTACACCGAGGAGGATTTGGCCCTCTTCGCCGTCAACGCCCACGCCAACGGCGCTAAGAACCCCTACGCGATGTTCAAGAGGCCCATCAAGGTTGAGACCGTCTTAAAGAGTCCCTACATAGCCGACCCGCTCAAGCTCTTCGACGCCTCGCCGGTCTGCGACGGTGCCGCTGCCGTGATAATAACCACCCCAGAGAAGGCCGAGGAACTCGGCGTTCCGAAGGAGAAGTGGGTTGAGGTCGCTGGAATGGCGCGCGCCATAGACACCATAAACCTCGCCAACAGGGAAGATTTGCTCACCCTCAAGGCGGCAAAGATAGCAGCAGAGAAAGCCTACAAGATGGCGGGAGTTGAACCTAAGGACATCGACTTCTTCGAGGTTCACGACGCCTTCACAGTCATGGCCGCGCTGAGCTTGGAAGCCCTCGGCGTCGCGAAGAAAGGAGAAGGAGCGAAGCTCGCTAAGGAAGGCCAGATAGCGATTGACGCAGACTACCCGATACAGACGATGGGAGGACTCAAAGCTCGCGGTCATCCCGTTGGAGCTACCGGCGTCTACCAGACGGTCGAGGCGGTTCTCCAGCTCCGCGGTGAAGCGCCGAACCAGGTTCCAGATGCGGAGGTCGGCCTGACCCAAAACATCGGTGGAACCGGTTCGAACATAACCGTTAGCATCTTCAGGAGGGTGTGA
- a CDS encoding hydroxymethylglutaryl-CoA synthase, whose product MRKLLKPKREVGIVGYGAYVPRYRIKAEEIGRVWGVSSFPIEEKAVPGLDEDALTIGLEAARNALKRAGIDPKLIRAVWFGSESKPYAVKPTGTVIAEAIGATPDVSTADFEFACKAGTEALQTAIGFVGSEMADYAMAIGADTAQGRPGDHLEFTAGAGGAAFIVGPKSSETVAYFEGSYSYVTDTPDFWRRQHEHYPRHGNRFTGEPAYFHHIINAAKTLMEELGLTVNDFDYAVFHQPNVKFPLTAAKILGIPKEKVLPGLLTGKIGNTYSGATMVGVSAVLDIAKPGDRILWVSFGSGAGSDAFSIVVQDAIEEKRDLAPKVRDYVERKKYIDYALYAKARRKFIL is encoded by the coding sequence ATGAGGAAGCTACTGAAGCCGAAGAGGGAAGTGGGCATCGTCGGCTACGGTGCCTACGTTCCGAGGTATAGAATCAAAGCCGAGGAGATAGGAAGGGTCTGGGGCGTTTCGAGCTTTCCAATCGAGGAAAAGGCCGTTCCAGGTCTCGACGAGGACGCGCTCACCATAGGACTTGAAGCGGCAAGGAACGCGCTCAAGAGGGCTGGAATTGACCCCAAGCTCATAAGGGCGGTCTGGTTTGGCAGTGAGAGCAAGCCCTACGCGGTTAAACCCACAGGAACGGTCATAGCCGAGGCAATCGGAGCAACGCCTGACGTCAGCACGGCCGACTTCGAGTTCGCCTGTAAGGCCGGAACCGAGGCTCTGCAGACAGCTATTGGCTTCGTTGGCTCCGAGATGGCCGACTACGCGATGGCAATCGGAGCCGATACCGCCCAGGGAAGGCCCGGCGACCACCTCGAGTTCACTGCCGGAGCCGGTGGAGCTGCCTTCATAGTTGGCCCCAAGAGCTCCGAGACGGTTGCCTACTTTGAGGGAAGCTACTCCTACGTTACGGACACGCCGGACTTCTGGAGGCGCCAGCACGAGCACTATCCGAGGCACGGAAACCGCTTTACCGGTGAGCCGGCCTACTTCCACCACATAATCAACGCGGCAAAAACGCTGATGGAAGAGCTGGGTCTTACCGTCAACGACTTCGACTACGCGGTCTTCCACCAGCCCAACGTCAAGTTCCCTCTCACCGCTGCCAAAATCCTCGGAATCCCGAAGGAGAAGGTTCTTCCGGGACTTCTCACAGGCAAGATTGGAAACACATACAGCGGTGCAACGATGGTCGGCGTTTCAGCGGTTCTCGATATAGCCAAGCCCGGCGACAGGATTCTGTGGGTTTCCTTTGGTTCTGGAGCCGGAAGCGACGCCTTCAGCATCGTCGTTCAGGACGCCATAGAGGAGAAGAGAGACCTCGCGCCGAAGGTTAGGGACTACGTCGAGAGGAAGAAGTACATAGACTACGCCCTCTACGCCAAGGCGAGGAGGAAGTTCATACTGTGA
- a CDS encoding fibrillarin-like rRNA/tRNA 2'-O-methyltransferase, translating to MKVKKHRFPGVYIVIDDDGSEKIATKNLVPGQRVYGERVIKFEGEEYRIWNPSRSKLGAAILNGLKNFPIKPGSTVLYLGIASGTTASHVSDIVGWEGKIFGVEFSPRVLRELVPIVEERRNIVPILGDATKPEGYRALVPKVDVIFEDVAQPTQAKILIDNAKVFLKSGGYGMISVKSRSIDVTKEPEEVFKEVERELSEYFEVVERLSLEPYEKDHALFVVRKP from the coding sequence ATGAAGGTTAAGAAGCACAGGTTCCCGGGCGTTTACATCGTCATCGATGACGACGGGAGCGAGAAGATAGCCACCAAGAACCTCGTCCCCGGCCAGAGGGTTTACGGGGAGAGGGTCATCAAGTTCGAGGGCGAGGAGTACAGGATTTGGAACCCGAGCCGTTCAAAGCTCGGCGCGGCAATACTCAACGGCCTCAAGAACTTCCCGATTAAGCCCGGCTCAACGGTGCTCTACCTCGGAATAGCGAGCGGAACCACCGCTTCCCACGTCAGCGACATCGTCGGCTGGGAGGGCAAGATATTCGGCGTCGAGTTCTCACCGAGGGTTCTGAGGGAGCTCGTTCCGATAGTCGAGGAGAGGAGGAACATCGTGCCCATACTCGGCGATGCAACGAAACCCGAGGGCTACCGCGCCCTCGTCCCGAAGGTAGACGTAATCTTTGAAGACGTCGCCCAGCCGACGCAGGCGAAAATCCTCATCGACAACGCAAAGGTCTTCCTGAAGAGCGGCGGCTACGGCATGATTTCGGTCAAGAGCAGGAGCATCGACGTCACCAAGGAGCCGGAGGAGGTCTTCAAGGAGGTCGAGAGGGAGCTTTCCGAGTACTTCGAGGTCGTTGAGAGGCTTTCGCTCGAGCCCTACGAGAAGGACCACGCGCTCTTCGTCGTGAGGAAGCCTTGA
- a CDS encoding C/D box methylation guide ribonucleoprotein complex aNOP56 subunit (functions along with aFIB and aL7a; guides 2'-O-methylation of ribose to specific sites in RNAs), which produces MKVYIAENVRGVYAFDESGKLIASKPFSGKPEVSLDRLLKGEPSDELLVLLDELGGEGYEEFVVEDTELSRKLKELGYNATAEFPNLAGEKLRSSPEEFLGENWFDEYYTVGVALTRLRIQEQSGARDKMIIQAIEALDDIDKVINLLVSRLREWYGLHFPELDEILPKHPQYVAFVKEIGPRENVSREKLEKLGFSEGKVEKILKAAEKSMGAPLGKFDSEIIRKLASEISDLYKLREQIEDYLETAVGEVAPNLKALVGAKLAARLMSLAGGLKELAMMPASTIQVLGAEKALFRHLRTGAKPPKHGVIFQYPAINRSPWWQRGKIARALAGKLAIAARVDYFSGEYIGEELKKELEQRIKEIKEKYPNPPKRKAKPEKKKKKKFKGKDKKGKKHEKGRKEKKGKGKPDKRGKKKKKGKR; this is translated from the coding sequence ATGAAGGTTTACATTGCCGAGAACGTCAGGGGCGTTTACGCCTTCGACGAGAGCGGGAAGCTCATCGCGAGCAAACCCTTCAGCGGGAAGCCGGAGGTAAGCCTCGACAGGCTTTTGAAAGGCGAACCGAGCGACGAGCTTTTAGTTCTCCTCGACGAGCTGGGCGGAGAGGGCTACGAGGAATTCGTCGTCGAGGACACCGAGCTGAGCAGGAAGCTCAAGGAGCTCGGCTACAACGCCACCGCCGAGTTCCCTAACTTGGCAGGAGAAAAGCTCCGCTCAAGCCCGGAGGAGTTCCTCGGCGAGAACTGGTTCGACGAGTACTACACCGTCGGCGTCGCTCTGACGAGGCTCCGCATACAGGAGCAGAGCGGTGCGCGCGACAAGATGATTATACAGGCCATCGAAGCTCTGGACGACATTGACAAGGTCATTAACCTGCTCGTTTCACGCCTTAGGGAGTGGTACGGCCTTCACTTCCCCGAGCTGGACGAAATCCTGCCCAAGCACCCGCAGTACGTTGCCTTCGTCAAGGAAATCGGCCCGAGGGAGAACGTGAGCAGGGAGAAGCTTGAAAAGCTCGGCTTCTCCGAGGGCAAGGTTGAGAAGATTCTCAAGGCGGCCGAGAAGTCCATGGGAGCACCGCTCGGCAAGTTCGACAGCGAAATCATAAGGAAGCTCGCCAGCGAGATTTCCGACCTCTACAAGCTGAGGGAGCAGATTGAGGACTACCTTGAGACCGCTGTTGGTGAAGTTGCTCCGAACCTGAAGGCTCTCGTCGGTGCAAAGCTCGCCGCAAGGCTCATGAGCCTTGCTGGAGGCCTTAAGGAACTCGCCATGATGCCGGCATCGACGATACAGGTTCTTGGCGCTGAAAAGGCCCTCTTCAGGCACTTAAGAACCGGTGCCAAGCCACCCAAGCACGGAGTCATCTTCCAGTACCCTGCAATAAACCGCTCGCCCTGGTGGCAGAGGGGTAAGATTGCGAGGGCATTAGCTGGAAAGCTGGCCATAGCGGCGAGGGTTGACTACTTCTCGGGTGAATACATCGGCGAGGAGCTCAAGAAGGAGCTCGAGCAGAGAATCAAGGAAATCAAGGAGAAGTATCCGAACCCGCCCAAGAGGAAGGCCAAGCCCGAGAAGAAGAAAAAGAAGAAGTTCAAGGGCAAGGACAAGAAGGGCAAGAAGCACGAGAAGGGCAGGAAGGAGAAGAAGGGTAAGGGCAAGCCCGATAAGAGGGGTAAGAAGAAAAAGAAGGGCAAGAGGTGA
- a CDS encoding ribose 1,5-bisphosphate isomerase produces the protein MPVVKEVLEIAEKIRNMEIRGAGKIARSAAYALQIQAEKSQAKTVDEFWEEMKQAAKILYETRPTAVSLPNALRYVMHRGKIAYSSGADLEQLRFIVINAAKEFIHNSENAVKRIGEIGAKRIEDGDVIMTHCHSKAAISVMKTAWEQGKDIKVIVTETRPKWQGKITAKELASYGIPVIYVVDSAARHYMKMTDKVVMGADSITVNGAVINKIGTALIALTAKEHRVWTMIAAETYKFHPETMLGQLVEIEMRDPTEVIPEEELKTWPKNIEVWNPAFDVTPPEYVDVIITERGVIPPSAAIDILKEEFGWALKYREPWED, from the coding sequence ATGCCAGTGGTGAAGGAGGTCCTTGAGATAGCGGAGAAGATAAGGAACATGGAGATACGCGGTGCAGGGAAGATAGCCCGTTCAGCGGCTTACGCACTTCAGATACAGGCCGAGAAGAGCCAGGCCAAGACCGTTGACGAGTTCTGGGAGGAGATGAAGCAGGCCGCGAAGATACTCTACGAGACGAGGCCCACAGCCGTTTCCCTGCCCAACGCCCTCCGTTACGTCATGCACAGGGGTAAAATTGCCTACTCAAGCGGTGCCGACCTTGAACAGCTCCGCTTCATCGTCATCAACGCCGCCAAGGAGTTCATACACAACTCCGAGAACGCGGTCAAGAGGATAGGGGAGATAGGGGCGAAGCGCATAGAGGACGGCGACGTCATAATGACCCACTGCCACAGCAAGGCCGCGATAAGCGTCATGAAGACCGCCTGGGAGCAGGGCAAGGACATCAAGGTCATCGTAACCGAGACGAGGCCCAAGTGGCAGGGCAAGATTACCGCCAAGGAGCTGGCTTCCTATGGAATTCCAGTCATATACGTCGTAGATTCAGCGGCGAGGCACTACATGAAGATGACTGATAAGGTCGTCATGGGAGCCGACAGCATAACTGTCAACGGCGCGGTGATAAACAAGATTGGAACTGCCCTGATAGCGCTTACCGCCAAGGAGCACAGGGTCTGGACTATGATTGCCGCTGAAACCTACAAGTTCCACCCCGAGACGATGCTCGGTCAGCTCGTCGAGATTGAGATGCGCGACCCGACGGAAGTGATTCCCGAGGAAGAACTCAAGACCTGGCCGAAGAACATCGAGGTCTGGAATCCGGCCTTCGACGTCACTCCGCCTGAGTACGTTGACGTCATCATAACCGAGCGCGGGGTCATTCCGCCGAGCGCTGCCATAGACATTCTCAAGGAGGAGTTCGGCTGGGCGCTCAAGTACCGCGAGCCCTGGGAGGACTGA
- a CDS encoding PLP-dependent aminotransferase family protein, with amino-acid sequence MQEKLERKLASEPLNFESFFSEKALQMKASEIRELLKLVETSDVISLAGGLPAPETFPVEIIKKIAQEVLTEHADKALQYGTTKGFTPLRLALAKWMENRYGIPMSKVEIMMVAGSQQALDLIGRVFINPGDVVVVEAPTYLAALNAFKYYEPEFVSIPMDHDGMRIDLLEEKLEELKREGKRVKFVYTVSTFQNPMGVTMSLDRRKRLIELAKEYDFLIVEDSPYSELRYSGEPIPPIKHFDDEGRVIYLGTFSKILAPGFRLGWVSAHPHFIRKMEIAKQAVDLCANTLAQVIAWKYVEAGYLDEHIPKIIEFYKPRRDAMLEALEEFMPEGVEWTKPDGGMFVWVTLPEGIDTKLMMEKAVAKGVAYVPGEAFFAHRDVKNTLRLNFTYVPEDTIREGVKRLAEVIEEEIKALKK; translated from the coding sequence ATGCAGGAAAAACTCGAAAGGAAACTCGCATCCGAGCCCCTCAACTTCGAGTCATTCTTCTCCGAGAAGGCCCTTCAGATGAAGGCTTCGGAGATTAGGGAGCTCCTTAAGCTCGTCGAGACGAGCGATGTTATAAGCCTCGCCGGCGGTTTACCCGCTCCCGAGACCTTCCCGGTTGAGATTATCAAGAAGATTGCCCAAGAAGTCCTCACGGAGCACGCCGACAAGGCCCTGCAGTACGGAACGACCAAAGGATTCACCCCGCTCCGCCTTGCCCTCGCGAAGTGGATGGAGAACCGCTACGGCATCCCGATGAGCAAGGTCGAGATAATGATGGTTGCGGGCAGTCAGCAGGCCCTAGACCTCATCGGCAGGGTCTTCATAAACCCCGGGGATGTTGTCGTCGTTGAGGCTCCGACTTATCTCGCGGCGCTCAATGCGTTCAAGTACTACGAGCCCGAGTTCGTGAGCATTCCGATGGACCACGATGGAATGAGGATTGACCTCCTTGAGGAGAAGCTTGAGGAGCTGAAGAGGGAGGGAAAGCGCGTTAAGTTCGTCTACACCGTCTCGACATTCCAGAACCCGATGGGAGTTACGATGAGCCTCGACAGGAGGAAGAGGCTCATAGAGCTCGCCAAGGAGTACGACTTCCTCATCGTTGAGGACAGCCCCTACAGCGAGCTCCGCTACTCGGGCGAGCCCATTCCGCCGATAAAGCACTTCGACGACGAGGGCAGGGTCATCTACCTCGGGACGTTCTCGAAGATACTCGCCCCCGGCTTCCGCCTCGGATGGGTTTCGGCACACCCGCACTTCATTAGGAAGATGGAGATAGCAAAGCAGGCCGTTGACCTCTGCGCCAACACCCTCGCCCAGGTTATAGCCTGGAAGTATGTAGAGGCCGGCTACCTTGACGAGCACATCCCGAAGATAATCGAGTTCTACAAGCCGAGGCGCGATGCCATGCTCGAGGCCCTTGAGGAGTTCATGCCCGAGGGAGTTGAGTGGACCAAGCCCGACGGAGGAATGTTCGTCTGGGTCACCCTGCCCGAAGGCATAGACACCAAGCTCATGATGGAGAAGGCCGTCGCCAAGGGCGTCGCCTACGTCCCCGGTGAGGCCTTCTTCGCCCACCGCGACGTCAAGAACACCCTCAGGCTGAACTTCACCTACGTCCCGGAGGACACCATCAGGGAGGGCGTTAAGCGCCTGGCGGAGGTCATTGAGGAAGAAATCAAGGCCCTCAAGAAGTGA
- a CDS encoding gamma-glutamyl-gamma-aminobutyrate hydrolase family protein, which produces MKPLIAIIGSPWSESLSAGRAHIKRVIEAGGLPAVFSPEIEPEDVIEVADGILLIEGPDVHPRFYGEDPSPSLREVDVLRDEFEIELVKLAVEAGVPILGVGRGMHVINVALGGTLYQDIYDIPKAIKHDWSFGSTRPEQRLHTIRIKADSRLYSILRESLNIEGTNEAWTWVNSFHHQAVKRVGEGIRQVAFAVDGLIEAIEGKEGFILGVQWQPEHLPEMLPLYRALVEASLKRHEESDEMRRRAIEAEIREELAKEQDESHHSSETSDNPPDTNQT; this is translated from the coding sequence ATGAAACCCCTGATAGCAATCATAGGTTCTCCCTGGAGCGAGTCCCTTTCAGCCGGCAGGGCACATATAAAGCGCGTGATAGAGGCCGGTGGGCTTCCAGCAGTTTTCAGTCCCGAAATCGAGCCCGAGGACGTCATAGAAGTCGCCGACGGGATACTGCTCATCGAGGGACCCGACGTCCACCCGCGCTTCTACGGGGAGGACCCCTCGCCGAGCCTCAGGGAAGTCGACGTTCTTCGAGACGAGTTCGAAATTGAGCTGGTAAAGCTCGCCGTCGAAGCAGGGGTTCCAATCCTCGGGGTAGGAAGGGGAATGCACGTAATCAACGTCGCCCTCGGCGGAACGCTCTATCAGGACATCTACGACATTCCCAAGGCGATAAAGCACGACTGGAGCTTTGGAAGCACGAGGCCGGAGCAGAGGCTCCACACCATCAGAATAAAGGCGGACTCAAGGCTATACTCCATCCTGCGCGAGAGCCTGAACATCGAGGGCACCAACGAGGCGTGGACGTGGGTCAACAGCTTCCACCACCAGGCCGTGAAGAGGGTCGGGGAGGGAATCCGGCAGGTTGCCTTCGCCGTTGACGGCCTGATAGAGGCCATTGAGGGTAAGGAGGGCTTCATTCTCGGCGTCCAGTGGCAACCGGAGCACCTGCCCGAGATGCTTCCCCTGTACAGGGCCCTGGTTGAAGCCTCATTAAAAAGGCATGAGGAAAGCGATGAGATGAGGAGAAGGGCCATCGAAGCCGAAATCCGTGAGGAGCTCGCTAAGGAACAAGATGAGAGCCATCACAGCTCGGAAACGAGCGATAACCCTCCCGACACGAACCAAACGTGA
- a CDS encoding radical SAM protein: MYIRPFDPWKAKLCTCPFKYTLNVYTGCDHACVYCYITSYIPYAFRVRTKENLLPKLERELRKFDRRYIIALSYSSDPYPTVERELGITRKVLELFRRYDVRCLLLTKSDIFERDIDLLSELRCAVGITVTTVDERKAKLLEPNAPSPKARIRALMKAKKAGIPVYARIDPIIPFYTWEDFDETLDALSFVSHITVSTLKLRPDSKKRMFAKFPELMEKLWPLYERGERIGGYYYLPKELRFQILREAEKKITERGITFGSCREGYRSFPSCDGSHLVP; the protein is encoded by the coding sequence ATGTACATTCGACCCTTTGACCCCTGGAAGGCGAAACTCTGCACGTGTCCCTTCAAGTACACGCTGAACGTCTACACCGGTTGCGACCACGCGTGCGTTTACTGCTACATAACGAGCTATATCCCCTATGCCTTCCGCGTGAGGACGAAGGAGAACCTCTTACCCAAGCTGGAGCGGGAACTCAGGAAGTTTGACCGGCGCTACATTATAGCCCTCTCCTACTCCTCCGACCCCTATCCGACGGTAGAGCGCGAGCTCGGGATAACGCGGAAGGTCCTTGAGCTCTTCAGGCGCTACGACGTCCGCTGTCTGCTCCTCACCAAGTCAGACATCTTCGAGCGCGACATAGACCTTCTGAGCGAGCTTCGCTGTGCCGTTGGAATCACCGTGACGACGGTTGACGAGCGGAAAGCCAAACTTCTCGAGCCGAACGCCCCATCTCCTAAGGCACGGATACGAGCCCTTATGAAGGCCAAGAAAGCCGGAATCCCTGTTTACGCGAGGATAGACCCGATAATCCCCTTCTACACCTGGGAGGACTTCGACGAGACGCTCGACGCTCTAAGCTTTGTGAGCCACATCACAGTTTCAACCCTCAAGCTGAGGCCCGACTCCAAGAAGAGGATGTTCGCGAAGTTTCCGGAGCTTATGGAAAAGCTGTGGCCACTCTACGAGAGGGGAGAGCGGATTGGTGGCTACTATTACCTCCCAAAGGAGCTACGCTTCCAGATTTTGCGCGAGGCCGAGAAAAAGATAACCGAGAGGGGCATCACGTTTGGTTCGTGTCGGGAGGGTTATCGCTCGTTTCCGAGCTGTGATGGCTCTCATCTTGTTCCTTAG
- a CDS encoding OsmC family protein, with amino-acid sequence MSVKGRVKWVEGMQFVGSMEDGGCSIILGDGGISPMRLLLLSVAGCTAYDVVMILKKMREPIEGLEVEISGERREEYPKVYTRVHVHYRIYGNVKEEKARRAIELSQDKYCSASAQVKLSGAELTYSLEIVRGDDE; translated from the coding sequence ATGAGCGTGAAGGGTCGCGTCAAGTGGGTTGAGGGGATGCAGTTCGTCGGCTCGATGGAGGACGGTGGGTGCTCGATAATCCTCGGGGACGGTGGAATAAGCCCGATGAGGCTTCTCCTCCTAAGCGTTGCCGGCTGTACCGCCTACGACGTGGTTATGATTCTCAAGAAGATGCGCGAGCCGATTGAAGGCCTTGAAGTCGAGATTTCCGGCGAGAGAAGGGAGGAATACCCGAAGGTCTACACTAGGGTTCACGTTCACTACAGGATTTATGGAAACGTTAAGGAGGAAAAGGCGAGAAGGGCCATAGAGCTGAGTCAGGACAAGTACTGCTCCGCCTCTGCCCAGGTCAAGCTGAGCGGTGCCGAGCTGACTTACTCCCTTGAGATAGTGCGGGGCGATGATGAGTAA
- a CDS encoding GMP synthase subunit A yields the protein MIVIMDNGGQYVHRIWRTLRYLGVEAKIIPNTTPLEEIKAMKPKGIIFSGGPDINKTGNCEAVLEHYDEFNVPILGICLGHQLIARHFGGKVGRGEKAEYSLVEIEIIEENDIFAGFPRKLKVWESHMDEVKELPPGFKLLARSETCPVEAMKHESLPIYGVQFHPEVAHTERGAEVYRNFARLCGEL from the coding sequence ATGATAGTTATAATGGACAACGGAGGGCAGTACGTCCACAGGATTTGGAGGACTCTGAGATACCTCGGTGTCGAGGCCAAGATAATCCCAAACACGACACCGCTTGAGGAGATAAAGGCCATGAAGCCAAAAGGCATAATCTTCTCAGGTGGTCCAGACATAAACAAAACGGGCAACTGCGAGGCCGTTTTGGAGCACTACGACGAGTTCAACGTCCCAATCCTCGGAATCTGCCTCGGCCACCAGCTCATAGCGAGGCACTTCGGCGGGAAGGTCGGCAGGGGTGAGAAGGCCGAGTACAGCCTTGTCGAGATTGAAATAATAGAGGAAAACGACATCTTTGCAGGCTTTCCAAGGAAACTGAAGGTGTGGGAGAGCCACATGGACGAGGTGAAGGAGCTCCCGCCGGGCTTCAAACTGCTCGCGAGGAGCGAGACCTGCCCTGTTGAAGCTATGAAGCACGAGAGCCTTCCAATCTACGGCGTCCAGTTCCACCCGGAGGTTGCGCACACCGAGCGCGGGGCCGAGGTTTACAGGAACTTCGCGAGGCTCTGCGGGGAGCTCTAG
- a CDS encoding type II toxin-antitoxin system VapC family toxin: MRFVVDTSLLIDAFSKFNEERRRLALEVFEAIDGHEIYVPKICMVEFVNVLSKFTPEEKVREFLGVFDFFNLVGESEFFDEAVELAFRLHSRAADTYYISTAMVVGGVLLTNDKRMAENARRSGVDVYYILEEHDAFFKLLEVGS, from the coding sequence ATGAGGTTCGTCGTTGACACGTCCCTGCTCATCGATGCTTTTTCAAAATTTAACGAGGAACGGCGGAGGCTCGCGCTGGAGGTCTTTGAAGCAATTGATGGCCACGAAATCTACGTTCCAAAAATATGCATGGTTGAGTTCGTTAACGTCCTGTCAAAGTTTACCCCCGAGGAGAAAGTCAGGGAGTTCTTAGGAGTTTTTGATTTCTTTAACCTCGTCGGAGAAAGTGAGTTCTTTGATGAGGCCGTTGAGCTGGCCTTTAGACTTCATTCAAGGGCGGCTGATACCTACTACATTTCAACCGCCATGGTTGTTGGAGGCGTTCTGCTTACCAACGATAAGAGAATGGCCGAGAACGCAAGACGTTCGGGTGTTGATGTTTACTACATTCTCGAAGAGCACGATGCCTTCTTCAAACTCCTGGAGGTGGGTTCATGA
- a CDS encoding antitoxin family protein: MGEIIEVIYENGVLKPLRPLKLKEGQRLRVRILSTGLSEFIKSVEEKLERPEKDPLEILTTVRE, translated from the coding sequence ATGGGCGAGATTATCGAGGTGATTTACGAGAACGGCGTGCTGAAGCCCCTCAGACCCCTCAAGCTGAAGGAGGGGCAGAGGCTCAGGGTGAGGATTTTGAGCACTGGACTATCCGAATTCATCAAGAGCGTTGAGGAAAAACTTGAACGACCAGAGAAAGACCCCTTGGAAATCCTGACAACGGTGAGGGAGTAA